The Episyrphus balteatus chromosome 3, idEpiBalt1.1, whole genome shotgun sequence genome segment TTTAGATGATCAAGTTGCTCTGCTGCGAGCACATGCCGGTGAACATCTTTTGTTGGGTTTATCTTGGCGGTCAatgcatttaaaagaaatcttattgttaGGAAATAATTGTGTCATTACAAAACATTGTCCAGGTGTggttattataataattttgtttaaatatttaatggaaatatataaaatatttcatttttatgcaGATGCACGACTTTCGCCTAATTTGGATATATCACGCATTGGTGCAAGGATAATCGATGAATTGGTTTTTGCTATGAAAGATGTCAATATTGATGATACTGAATTGGCGTGTATAAAGGCGCTTGTTTTCTTTGATCCAAGTGAGttctattaaattaaatttcaattgacATTATTTTCACTATGCTCTTCTACTTATTTAGATGCTAGAGGACTTAATGAGCCACAAAGGATTAAAAATCTGAGGCATCAGGTCCTGAATAACCTTGAAGACTATGTATCAGACAGACAATATGAGTCACGGGGTAGATTTGGAGAAATACTGCTCATCTTACCAGTCTTGCAATCAATTACGTGGCAAATGATTGAACAAATCCAATTTGCAAAGATCTTTGGAGTTGCTCGTATCGATTCTCTATTACAAGAGATGCTCCTTGGAGgtaagtttaattaaaaaaaagcccttacgtaaattaaaaaataaaaatatattctaggTGAGTTAGCTGACAATTCATCTCCCCTATCACCACCTATTGTTAATGCCTACAATCCAACTAATTCAATGGACCAGGGTCAAGTTTCTTCAAGCTTAGATCCTCTTTCTCCAACTAATTCTGATCAAATATCACAAGAACCATTGCCAAACTGTATGGACACCGGATTGGATGTGCCAATGATAACACCATTGATTGACTCAATGCCACCGGCAAATAATTTTGATCCTAGACAATCATCATCAAGAGTACAACTGTTGTCGCCTCTGCGTAACAATTCACCAAACTCACCAATGGATCCAATAGATGTGTACAGCaaccaccaacaacaacaacaacaacaaaggaCACAACAAACAAAtgctcatcatcatcatcaacatcaacaacagcagcaacaacaacaacaccacgATCAACAACAACGTATTTCTTCATACCGTCAAGAAATGATGTCACCGAATAACAACTCCAATGGCAATCAATTAGATCGTAGCGTTCGTAGCCCAACTGAGATGACATTAAATGAGTACAATCGCACATCGCAAGACGAAATAATGCGACAGCCACCAATTAAAATGAGTCGTACTGACGGCATGACAAGTCCATCGTCATCGAACTTCTTACTTGGTGTTCAGGATAATGACAGTTATAGAATGACCCTTAAACAGGAACCCGAAACTGGCTACTAAGTAGTGgagaaaagtggaatataaaataatattttggtaTTGGGCTTGCTACTTCGTGCAATAGCTAAGagattttttgatataaattttatatacaacAGACACATAGTTttatataaatgatttttatatattttttcttttccaaaaaaaaaaaaaaacaaaaactgggaaaTGGCACAATCAAAATACTATTTTATCAgcaatataatattatttaggGAGAAATAACAGTTCTTATCATAAGTTAGATAGATATGCGGTACTTCTAGGGTAGgtaaatatattaataaaatacgGATTAAAATCGTAccactttttaccagttttattttattattttttttagtagaatgTGTAGGTAGTATAGAAATGTTGTTAAGgaagatttttgattttttaaattcattttgttGTAAATACTATTGAAATGAACATGAAAGCGGAAATATacattgtttttattgttataaatgttttgttttattgttagtATAAAAGCcatagtgtgaagcagtaacatgactgtcgtcgataatggagaagaagaagtttGATAGTATACgaatatacctatttatttgaaaatagaaatttcgatttatcaaattttaagtaatccttatcacgaattccatcCTTATCCGAGTTGTATAATGGCTCAAGGCAAAACCCCAAAAAATTCTGTTAGTTATTGGGATATCAGACGCTAACATGTGGAGCCTTTTGGCCTTACTTATTCGACCTAAAAGCTCTCTGTATTTAGCATTGAAAACTCAAGGCTCGAATTTGCAAGTTCAAGTAAGGATCTCTCTCGATTTGGAAGTTAACCTTTGCTACTATAGCTAACGTTTATTACTATAGCTATAAGCTATGCTAAGTATAAAGAAATATAGGTCTTAAAACTTCTGGTGCAAgccaatgcaaaaacaccagttggtctcagaaatggaacaatataGGATATGTTAAGGTCTTAGAACTATTCAGCTGTCTGCCGACGATATATGCAAATAATGTGATACCGTTAAATTGtagttaatttttattaagttaattaatggtttttttgattttgcattAACTtctgtgaaaaaaaatcaagggaAGGAAATAATTCCACACATTTATTTATCCTGTCAATAAAACTATTATCAATATACCAGTTTCAGGGTCAGTTTTGAGGGTCTATGAAAAGTTTCAAGTGCTGAAATATGATGTtatgggtcaagtccatttgaaatttgtgcattattttgaaatttgagaagctttttctcatgaactaaaggaacttttgaaataaatgtttcacagatcAATAGTTCTTtctttcatactttttgatataaaacaTCCAACCTGTTAGagagaagtggacttgacccatcATTCTGAACTTCTCAATTACAAATAGGAGTAACACAGCAGATTACGGCACCGGAAGAAAGATGAACTACATTATTGGTTTGTGCCTCAActaatcaatattttaatttaattgaaaattccttttttattcGTTTAACGCCACCAGAGACCAGAGTAAAAAACGGCCgttttatttgtaattattaaGAAGTACCTCTTTTTGAAGTACCTCTTATTCTTAGATTGATGTGCATGCAGAAAAGAAATAAGGGACTAATACATACCTGATATCCGTACGTATGAAAGAGAGCCATGATGAAGACGAACATGCTCGTCTTTGCCATAATCTTCCTATAATCTGCATTTATGAAGATCTCTGCATTTTTATCTACTCTCTATAAAACATCTGTTGTTTTTAACTACTGTGTCTTCTTTCAATGCAGATTTGGAaacacatatgtatgtatgtaaatcAACCATAAATGAATGATAACACCAGACGGTTACAAACGTTATTAATTCCTTATCATGTACTTAAATGTTTACGCGTATA includes the following:
- the LOC129916076 gene encoding transcription factor HNF-4 homolog isoform X1, which codes for MLKMKSEIMPPSAFDDSYILSNHLDENFFSMISDAENHILNNSNGGGSSQSAPSPVDQNLSPTLSPGSSSTLAGSNSSTFLQNNSQTATVCAICGDRATGKHYGASSCDGCKGFFRRSVRKNHLYTCRFSRNCVVDKDKRNQCRYCRLRKCFKAGMKKEAVQNERDRISCRRTSNEDPDPGNGLSVISLLKAERESRQSKAGAAMETTQNEDLSSKQFASINDVCESMKQQLLTLVEWAKQIPAFNDLHLDDQVALLRAHAGEHLLLGLSWRSMHLKEILLLGNNCVITKHCPGVVIIIILFKYLMEIYKIFHFYADARLSPNLDISRIGARIIDELVFAMKDVNIDDTELACIKALVFFDPNARGLNEPQRIKNLRHQVLNNLEDYVSDRQYESRGRFGEILLILPVLQSITWQMIEQIQFAKIFGVARIDSLLQEMLLGGELADNSSPLSPPIVNAYNPTNSMDQGQVSSSLDPLSPTNSDQISQEPLPNCMDTGLDVPMITPLIDSMPPANNFDPRQSSSRVQLLSPLRNNSPNSPMDPIDVYSNHQQQQQQQRTQQTNAHHHHQHQQQQQQQQHHDQQQRISSYRQEMMSPNNNSNGNQLDRSVRSPTEMTLNEYNRTSQDEIMRQPPIKMSRTDGMTSPSSSNFLLGVQDNDSYRMTLKQEPETGY
- the LOC129916076 gene encoding transcription factor HNF-4 homolog isoform X2, with the protein product MKESQDNLPTNLCDQDQKPDVLPEIDLKYKDAENHILNNSNGGGSSQSAPSPVDQNLSPTLSPGSSSTLAGSNSSTFLQNNSQTATVCAICGDRATGKHYGASSCDGCKGFFRRSVRKNHLYTCRFSRNCVVDKDKRNQCRYCRLRKCFKAGMKKEAVQNERDRISCRRTSNEDPDPGNGLSVISLLKAERESRQSKAGAAMETTQNEDLSSKQFASINDVCESMKQQLLTLVEWAKQIPAFNDLHLDDQVALLRAHAGEHLLLGLSWRSMHLKEILLLGNNCVITKHCPGVVIIIILFKYLMEIYKIFHFYADARLSPNLDISRIGARIIDELVFAMKDVNIDDTELACIKALVFFDPNARGLNEPQRIKNLRHQVLNNLEDYVSDRQYESRGRFGEILLILPVLQSITWQMIEQIQFAKIFGVARIDSLLQEMLLGGELADNSSPLSPPIVNAYNPTNSMDQGQVSSSLDPLSPTNSDQISQEPLPNCMDTGLDVPMITPLIDSMPPANNFDPRQSSSRVQLLSPLRNNSPNSPMDPIDVYSNHQQQQQQQRTQQTNAHHHHQHQQQQQQQQHHDQQQRISSYRQEMMSPNNNSNGNQLDRSVRSPTEMTLNEYNRTSQDEIMRQPPIKMSRTDGMTSPSSSNFLLGVQDNDSYRMTLKQEPETGY
- the LOC129916076 gene encoding transcription factor HNF-4 homolog isoform X3, with the translated sequence MLKMKSEIMPPSAFDDSYILSNHLDENFFSMISDAENHILNNSNGGGSSQSAPSPVDQNLSPTLSPGSSSTLAGSNSSTFLQNNSQTATVCAICGDRATGKHYGASSCDGCKGFFRRSVRKNHLYTCRFSRNCVVDKDKRNQCRYCRLRKCFKAGMKKEAVQNERDRISCRRTSNEDPDPGNGLSVISLLKAERESRQSKAGAAMETTQNEDLSSKQFASINDVCESMKQQLLTLVEWAKQIPAFNDLHLDDQVALLRAHAGEHLLLGLSWRSMHLKEILLLGNNCVITKHCPDARLSPNLDISRIGARIIDELVFAMKDVNIDDTELACIKALVFFDPNARGLNEPQRIKNLRHQVLNNLEDYVSDRQYESRGRFGEILLILPVLQSITWQMIEQIQFAKIFGVARIDSLLQEMLLGGELADNSSPLSPPIVNAYNPTNSMDQGQVSSSLDPLSPTNSDQISQEPLPNCMDTGLDVPMITPLIDSMPPANNFDPRQSSSRVQLLSPLRNNSPNSPMDPIDVYSNHQQQQQQQRTQQTNAHHHHQHQQQQQQQQHHDQQQRISSYRQEMMSPNNNSNGNQLDRSVRSPTEMTLNEYNRTSQDEIMRQPPIKMSRTDGMTSPSSSNFLLGVQDNDSYRMTLKQEPETGY